The genomic window GGGGAAGTCGTGGTCGTCGTGGAGCCGGCGTTGCTCGCGGAGCCGGCGTTGCTCGTCGTGCTACCCGTGGTCGTGGAGCCGGCGTTGCCCGCCGTGCTGCCCGTGGTCGTGGAGCCGCTGTTGCTCGTGGTGCCACCCGTGGTCGTGGAGCCGGCGTTGCTGGCGGAGCCGGCGTTGCCCGTGGTGCTGCCCGCGGTCGTGGTCGTCCCGGCGGCGGCCGAGCCCGGGGACGCGTTGGACGAGCTCGAGCCCGGGGTCGTCGAGGAGGGGTTGGAGGACGCGACGTTGGCCGGCCAGGTCTGGGTGTTGGAGGAGCCCGCACTGGGGTTGCTGGCGGCGGCCTGCCCGCCCGTCGTGGTGAGGGCCGCGGCCGTCTTGGTCCCGGTGGTCGAGGCGCCGCCGGAGCTGGTGGCCGGGACGTAGCTCACGCTCGGGGTGCTCGTGCTCGAGCTCGTGCTCCCGGCGACGTTGGTGGAGACGTTGATGTTGGGCGTGACGTTGATGACCGGCATCTGGGCGGCGCGGCGGGCGGCCAGGAGCTGGGCCCGGGTGAGGTGGACCCTCACCTTCGGCTGCCTCATGACCCGGACATGGGCCTGGGCGGCGCGGAGGCGGGCGGCGGCCGCGGACATGAGGACGCGCCCCTCCAGGTCCTCGATGGTGGTCTGGAACGTCACCTTGCGGCGGGCGGTCTTCTGGGAGGAAGCGGAATGTGAGGCGGCGAAATCGTGCGACATGACCCCCAAGCCCTCCTGGCTGAAAGTCCCGAGGGGCGAGCATCCGGCAGACCGACCCCAATCCGAAGAATCGCGATCGCCGGCATAACCCGACCCCGGGCCTGTCCATCCCCTATCGGCACGCGGCCGAGGATTCTTGAATGGAGATCCCGAATCCGCCCTCCGACCTTCGCGAGCCCGCGAACTGGGCAAACTCGGGGAGGCGGGCGGGGCGACTCCTTCGCACCCGCCGGCCCTCGGGATGTTCATGCTCGTCCCGCACGGACGCGTGCCAGGCCCCCGGAACTTTTTTCGAGATGCCGTCGCGGGCGACGCAAGGCATTCCCGGCGAACGCCATGCGACGCACCATGGGCCGCGAGGACGGCCCGGGCGGCCCCTGGAGTCTTGCGTCCGGCGCGGCCGGGTCCCTACCATGGCGCACGCTTCGATGGAGTAGCTACGTCGGCCGCGTCGGTCCGCCACGGCCGGGAAGGTCGGGCGAGTGCCTGCTCGGGAGATCAAGGAGGTTCGGCGGCCGGGGCGATGCGCCGCGGCCTTCATGTCCCGACGGGGGCCGGAGATCCGGCCCATGAGCCCGTCGGGGGATGCCCCCCCTGGGACATGGAAGTCCGCTCGACGATCGCGCCGGTCGCCCACAGGGCGACCACATCCATGGCGACGCAAGAGACGATCCGGGAGATCCGGACGGCGGGGAGGCGGTTCATCGGGCGCCTGGCGCGGGGCATGCTGCCGCAGCGGACGCTCTCGCTCCGGCACGTCGAGCCGGGCCTGCGCCTGACGGTGGACCTGAGGCGCAACCTGATGTTCTGGTGGGGCGGGCTGGGCCGCTTCGAGCCCTATTCCGTGAGCGTCTTCCGGGCGGCGATCCGGCCCGGGGACGTGGTCGTGGACGTCGGGGCGAACATCGGGTTCTTCACCACGCTCTTCGCCCGGCTGGCCGGGCCCGGCGGGCGGGTCGTCGCGTTCGAGCCCGACCCCGACAACCTGCGGCTCCTCCGCGGGAACGTGGCCTCGCTGACCGGGGCCGCGGAGGTCACGCTCATCGAGGCCGCGGTCGGCGCCGAGCGGGGCACGGCGTCGTTCAGCTTCGACCGCGCGACGGGCGCCACCGGGCACCTGGGCGCCACGGCCACGATGGGGGGCACCCTCTACGGCGACGGCACGCCGCAGGTCAAGGAGACGCCGGTGGAGACCGTGGACGCGGTCGCCGATCGCCTGGGCGTCCGACCCGCCGTGATCAAGCTGGACATCGAAGGGGGAGAGCTGGACGCCCTCCGCGGCGCCCGGTCGACCCTCGTGGCGCACCGCCCGGTGGTCGTCTCCGAGCTCGGCGGCGAGGGCGGCCGCGAGGTGCTCTCGCTCCTGGAATCGGCCGGCTACCGCCTGTGGAACCTCGAGACCGGCCGGTCGGTCCCCGACCAGGACCCGAGCCCCGCCATGGCCGTGGCCATCCACGAGTCATGCGTCGACGACGACCGCGGCCGTCGGATCCGCGACGCCCTCGCCGCCCTGGCCGGATAGCCCCGCCCGGCTGTCATCCCCGTAGGGGCCGCCTCCGTGCGGCGGCCCCTGCCCGCCCGGACCGGCCGAGCCCGTGCCGCCGGCCATCCCTCCGCCCGGCCCGCGAACCTCGCCGCGGCCGTCCGCGTCTCCAGGGGGCGGAGGGTGGTGCAGACGAGGGTTACTTCGACTTCCAATCGCGAGGTCGCGGGTTCGAATCCCGCCCGGCAGATGGATCCGCCCGGATCCGTCCGGCCTGCCGGTAGCTCAGTGGTCAGAGCGCGTACGTTCCTTCGCCGCTTCTTCCCCCTCCTCCCCGAACCAAAGGCCGGCGCGTTCGCGCCGGGCCGGACTTCGATTATCGTGTGGAACGGGGACGGGCCCCTCGGGGCCCGGGCCCCGGCGGCCGGTCGGTGGTGCAGGCCAGGGTTACTTAGCTAAAACCAAGGTCCCTGTCCGCTTCTTCCCCGCCGGCCTTACCCGGGCCCGCCCGATCGGGCCGGGGAAGGGAGAGGTGCCTCCATGGCGACCATCAACAAGCCCCACCAGGGATCCACCCACGAGGGCGCCCCGGCCGCTCGCATCAGCCCGCTGGCGCAGCTCGAGCGTTCGGTGATGTCGTGCCTCCTCTGGGAGGACGAGTTCTACGAGTCCGGCCAGGCCATCGGCGAGCGGATCGCCGAGCTGGTGGCTCGCGTGCCGGCCGAGGACGCCGTGCGCGTGGCGATCCGCGCCAAGGAGGAGATGCGGCTGCGGCACGCGCCGCTGCTCGTCGCCCGCGAGATGTTGCGGACGAAGGAGGGCCGCGCGCTGGCGAAGGAGGTGATCCCGCGCGTGATCCTCCGGCCGGACGACATCACCGAGTTCCTGGCGAACTACTGGAAGGACAACCCGGACGAGCCGCTGGCCAAGCAGGTCAAGCGGCGGCTCGGCGAGGCCTTCCGCGCATTCGACGAATACCAGCTCGCCAAGTACAGCGGCGGCAAGAAGGCGGTGACGCTCCGCGACGCCATCCGGATCACGCGGCCGAAGCCCTCGGACGACGCCCAGGCCGCGCTCTGGGGCCGCCTCGTCAAGGGCGAGCTCGCCACGCCGGACACCTGGGAGGTCGCGCTCTCGAAGGGGGGCGACAAGAAGGAGGCCTGGACGCGGCTCCTCGCCGAGGGCCGCCTGGGAGGCCTGGCCGCGCTCCGCAACCTCCGCAACATGGCCAAGGCCGGCGTGGACCAGGAGTCGATCCGGGGCGCCATCCGGGGCCTGAAGGCCGGCCGGCTGCTGCCGATCAACTTCCTCGCCGCCGCCCGGGCCAACCCCCAGTTCGAGCCCGAGCTCGAGGCGAAGTTCCTCGACTGCTTCGCCGGCCGGGTGCGCCTGGAGGGGGAGACCATCCTCCTGGTGGACGTCTCCGGCTCGATGGACGCCGTGCTCTCGGCCAAGTCGGAGATGCGGAGGATCGACGTGGCCTGCGCGCTGGCGATGATCGGCCGCGAGACGTTCGAACATCTTCGGGTGTTCACCTTCTCCAACGACCTGGTCGAGGTCCCCGGCCGCCGCGGCTTCGCGCTCAGGGACGCGATCGTGGGGTCGCAGTATCACGCCGGCACCAACCTCGGCACGGCCCTGAGGCGCCTGCCGAAGGCCAGCCGGCTGATCGTGATCACCGACGAGCAGAGTCACGAGCCCGTGCCCCAGCTCGCCGGCTACCTGATCAACGTCGCGAGCGCGAGGAACGGCGTCGGCTACGGCACCTGGGTCCACATCGACGGGTGGTCGGACCGGGTGCTCGACTACATCGCCCGTCACGAGGCGACCGCGTGAAGGCGGCCGGAGCCCGGCCGGCGAGAGCCGCTTGATTCCCCGGCCGTCTCGGACGAACCGCTGACTCGTGACTCGAGCCGCGAGGCCCTTCCTATCCCCTCCCTCCACCGCGGGGGAGGGCACCAGAGTGACGCGTCCCGGCCGGTGGATCATGGCAAGCGGCCGAAGGGGAAGAGGAATGGCGACGCGACGGCGTGACGAGATCCTTCGGAAGGTCCTTTTCACCGCTCGCCCCGTTCTCTCCAACCCACAGCGCCGGCCGGTCGCGACTTGCCTGCTGGTCGCCGCGGCCTGCCTCGTCGGTTGTGCAGCCTCGCCCTCCCCCGCCCTTCGCGTCGAGGACCGCTTCGGCCGGCCGGTCGGGGATCGGGGCCTGACGCTCGTGGACTGGGAGGGCTACCTCGCCAACCCGGCGATCCGGCTCGACGTCGTCGCGCCGGAGGGCCTCCCCTACCCCGCGACGCTGACCCTCCGCGGCGACCACCCGCGCCTCGCCTTCGACCTGCCGAGCACCGCTGGCGCGGACGGGCCGAGGAAGGAGGTCCGGCTCGAGCGCGCGGGGCGGGCCTCGATCCGCGTCGGCATCTTCCCGGACCGCGACGGCCGCGACGAGGACCACTCGCTTCGGGTCGAGCTTGCGGACGCACGCGGAACCCGGTCCTCCCGGACGATCCCGCTGCACGTCATCGACCAGGACCCCGAGGGGGACGAAAATGGTGACGATGCCCGGCCCCCTCGCCTGTCGATCGTCGTCGATTTCACCCAGGACCGCACGGGCTTCTTCGACGACGAGGCGCATCGCGACGTGGCCCGGAGGGCGGCGGCGGACTGGTCGTATTTCCTGGACGGCGAAGGGCAGGCCGCGGTCGCGCCCGGCGAGGAATCGACGCTCATCTGGAACCCGGACGGCTTCCGCTCGGTCCGGACCGTGACGAATGCGAAAATGTTCGCGGGATATCTCCTTTACGCGTATGGGATCGATGGCCCCGACCTCCGCTCGGGCGGCGAGCCCTCGCCGACGAGCGGCTTCCAGTCCCGCGGCGGGCAGGCCCTGCCGCTGCGGCGGTCCGGCGGCTACGAGGTCGAGGTCAAGGGCAACTACAACCGCGAAGGCTGGCGGACCGACCTGGCCGACGACGACTGGTGGAGGGCGACGAACCTCCGCCGCGACCGGGCCGACCTCTATTCGATCGCCCACCACGAGATCGGCCACGCGCTCATCTTCAACGGCCACAATCCGCGCTTCGGCGACGGGAAGCGGGCCGGGACGCTGCGCGAGGATCGGCTGCGGGCCTACCTGGGCAAGGACCCGGCCGTCGATCGGACCGACCACCTCCCCGGGACGATCGACCCGGCGAGCCTCCGCGGCGCCTTCGGCAACGAATACCACGGCGCGATGCCGAGGGGCCGCTGGCTGATCACCAGGGCCGACCTGATCGCCGCGAGGTCCGTCGGCTATCGCCTGCGGCTGACCTCGGCCTTCGCCCCCCTCGCGATCGAGACCGCCACGCTCCCCGCGGGCCGTTCGGGCGAGCCCTACGCCGCATCCCTCCGCGCCACGGGCGGCGTCCCGGCCTACGACTGGCGGGTCGTCGCGGGCACCCTCCCGCCGGGCCTGTCCCTGGACACCTTCACCGGCGAGTTGCGCGGCACGCCCGAGAAGCCGCGCCTCTTCGAGCTCACCGTCCGCGTCCGGGACAGCGACGAATCGGCCGGCGAGGCCGGGCTGTCACGAGCGTTTCGGTTGGAGATCACGGGGCCTTGATGCCTTCCCGTGGGAGCCGGCTCCGTCCGGCGACCGGGTGAGCATCGGCCTCGCGATTTCCCTTCGATCGGCGGTTGGATGGCTGTGGAGGAAGGCAGCGGATCCCGGGCCATGCGTCGGCTTCAGTGGTCGTGGTCCGTCTCCTCCACGGTCCCGTCCGCCGCGAAGTAGACCTTGGCCTGGCAAAACGTCCATCGCGTGAAGTACCACGACTCGGAACCGTCCTCGGAACAGTTGACGGTCCCGGGCCTGCCCAGTAGGGCGACCACCTGTTCCCTGGACATCCCCGTCCGGACGCGTGCCAGTTGCGACAGCGAGGAGCCATGTCCCTCGCCGAACCAGTAGGCCAGCGCGAACAGGACGGCCAATAGGGCGGCGACCGTCCAGACAATGGAATGGAACGTCCGTCCGGTCCTCGTCGACATCGACACCTCCATGACCTCGAGCTCGCGGCCAGGCCCGGCGACTCCGGCCGCCGTATTGGCCGGATCATAACGGGCTGATCGCTCCCGCGATGCGTCGGAATCCCCGCGGCCGGGCATGGGGTATGCGACCGCTCCGAGGCTCGCCCGGTCGCCGGGCGGAGCCGGCTCCCACGGTAAGGCCCCGCGATCGGCCCGGGCCCTCGACGCTCGCCGGGCGATCCCGGGGGCGCGGACCGCCCGCCCGTTCCCTTTCGGGCCCGTTTCGGTTATGCCGGAAGGTCGGGCGTTCGATGTCCGAATCCCCGTCGATCCTCCGTGGCGAGCCTTCCGATGCCTCCCGTGCTGTCCGAGTCCCAGTGCCGGCACCTGCGGATGATCTTCGAGCGCGGGGCGGCGGCGGCGTCGCTGGCGCTCTCCCGGTGGCTGGGCGAGGACGTCCGCCTGTCCATCAGCGAGGTGGAGCAGGTGGACCTCGCCGAGGCCGCGGGCGTGCTCGGGCCGGCCGAGGCCCTCGTCGCGGCGTGCGCGATGGGGCTCTCCGGGCCGCTCGGCGGGCAGATCCTGCTGGTCTTCGAGGACCGCGCGGGGCTCGCCCTGGCCGACCTCCTGCTCCGCCAGCCCCCCGGCACCGCGAAGGATTGGGGCGAGCTCGAGCGGTCCGCCGCGATGGAGACGACCAACATCGTCGGCTGCGCGTACCTCAACGCCCTGGCGGCGCACCTGCCGGGCGGCCTCGCGAAGCCGGATGGGGGCGACGGCCCCGGCGAGGAGCTCGTGCCCTCGCCGCCGACGTTCCTGCACGAGTTCGCCGGCAGCCTGCTGGAGTTCGCCCTCATGGACCAGGCGCTGGAGCTCGACCGCGTGCTCCTGGTCCACACGGCGTTCGCGACCGGCCGTCGCGAGCTGTCGCTCGACTGGACCCTGCTGTTCGTCCCCGACCACGCCTCGCTCCGGGCCCTCGCCGGGGCGATCGGCGAGCTGGAATCCCATTGATGGCCCCGACCGCCACGAACCCGCCCGCCAGCCCGGGGCCGCCGGGGGTCATCTCGGTGGCCATCGGCCGGTGGGCCGTCGCGGCCGCGCCGGCGCGGATCAAGACCCTCCTCGGCTCGTGCGTCGGGGTGGTGCTCTTCGACCGCGTGGCGAGGGTGGGCGGCCTGGCCCACATCGTCCTGCCCGACTCCCGCGGCGCGATCGACCAGCCCGGCAAGTTCGCCGACACGGCGATCCCCGCCATGGTCGCCGACATGGAGGCGCTCCTCCGCGTGCGGGCCGCCGGGCGCGTCGTCGCCAAGCTCGCCGGCGGCGCGAGCATGTTCGCGACCGGCCCGGCGGCCCAGGCGGGCGCCGCGCTGAACATCGGCCGGATGAACGCGGAGGCCGCGGAGCGGATCCTGGCCGGGCTGCGGATCCCGATCGTGGCCCGCGACCTCGGCGGCGAATCCGGCCGGCACTTGACCATGGACACGGCTTCGGGCATCGTCGCTATCAGGATCCCGGGAGGGGCCGATCATGAGATCTGAAGGGCTCAGGGGGCGGCCGGCATGAGCACGGGCGCAGGCACCGGCGCGAAGCGGCTCCTCGTGGTGGACGACGCCCTGTTCATGAGGCGCCTGATCGGGGACGTCGCCGCCGAGGCCGGCTGGGAGGTCGCCGGCGAGGCCGCCAACGGCGAGGAGGCCGTGTCGCTCTACGCGCGGCTCCGGCCGGACCTCGTCACCATGGACCTGGTCATGCCCGTCATGGGGGGCCTGGAGGCCCTCCGCCGCATCCGCGAGCACGACCCGGGGGCGAGGGTCATCGTGGTGACGGCCCTGGATCAGAAGCAGTCGCTCATGGATTCCATCCGCGACGGCGCGATCGACTTCATCGTCAAGCCGTTCGAGCGAGAGCGGGTCGTCAGGCTGCTCCGGAAGCTCGGCGGCGAGGCCGGCGCCAGCACCGGGCCACCGCCCGGATCGGGGGGGACGTGACCGGACCAGGGCCCGCCCCGGGCCGGAAGGTGCGGGTGCTCGTCGTCGACGACTCGGCGCTGATGCGCCGGCTGCTCTCGGACCTTCTGGGCGCCTCGCCCGAGGTCGAGGTCGTCGGCCTGGCGAAGGACGGGCGGGACGCCGTGCTCCAGGCGTCGCGGCTGAAGCCCGACGTCATCACGCTGGACGTCGAGATGCCGGAGGTCTCCGGCCTGGAGGCGCTGCCGCTGCTGCTGGCGACGCACGAGGCCCCCGTGGTGATGGTCAGCGCCCTGACGCAGGCCGGGGCCGACGTCACGCTCCAGGCCCTGGAGCTGGGCGCCGTGGACTTCATGCCCAAGCCGGAGAAGAACCAGTTCGCCGAGATGCGGGCCCACGGCGACCTGCTGATCTCCAAGGTCCTCACCGCCGCCGAGAGCCGCGTCCGACGGCAGCGGAGGCCGGGGTCGCCCCCCCCCTCCCCGTCCCCCTCTGCCTCGCCCGCTACGCCGCCGTCGTCGCAGCGCCCGGCCGCCGCCCGCCCCCGGCTCTCCGCCGCGGGCACGGCCGCGGCCTGCGTGGCGATCGGCATCTCGACGGGGGGCCCGCAGGCGCTCAGCCAGGTCCTGCCGCTGCTGTCGCCGCCGATGCCGCCGATCCTGATCGTCCAGCACATGCCCGGCCAGTTCACGAAGGTCTTCGCCGACCGGCTGGGCCGCGCGTGCTCGCTCGCCGTGAAGGAGGCGGCGGAGGGGGACGTCCTCCAGCCGGATCGCGTGTACGTCGCCCCGGGCGGCCGGCACCTCTCCGTCGCCGGCCCCGCGGCGCGCCCCCGGGTCGCGATCACCGACGACGAGCCGGTGAGCGGCCACAAGCCCTCCGTGGACGTCCTCTTCCGGTCGGTCGCGAGGCATTTCCAGGCGAGGGCCGTCGGCGTCATCATGACCGGCATGGGCCGCGACGGCGTCGAGGGCTGCAAGGCCATCCTCGCCGCCGGCGGGCTCACCCTCGGCCAGGACGAGGCCACCTCCGTCGTCTACGGCATGAACAAGGCCGCATTCCTCGAAGGCGCCGTGAAGTCCCAGTTCGCGCTGGAGGACCTGGCGGGGATCCTCAGGGAACTCTGAAGTCACCGCTTGTCCTTTCTTCGCAAATTTGCGATAATCTGGGCGGATAGATCGATCAGTCGCTGTGGATCTTCTCCGGCGAAGGGGCGTAGGATGCCCGCGACGGAAGTCATCTTCTTTCAGCGGGAGGATGGGTCGGTCCCCATCCTCGACTGGTTAGCCGACCTGCCTCGCAAGGCTCGGCTGAAATGCCTGGCGAAGCTTGCCCGACTCGAGGAACTCGGCCACGAGCTGAGGCGTCCTGAAGCCGACATCCTTCGTGATGGGATCTATGAGTTGCGCGTCCGACTCGGGACCGTGAACTATCGGATGCTCTACTTCTTTCACGGACGAATCGCGGCGATCGTGGCGCACGGGCTCGCGAAGGAGAAGGCCGTTCCGGCCGGGGACATCGACGAGGCGATCGAGCGGAAGTCCCGTTACGAGGCCGACCCCGACAGGCACCGATTTCGACCGCAACGATGAGGTGAGACGCATGCCCCGGAAAAGACGATTCGCGTCGCCGGCCCTCGCGCACGCCTACGAGAAATTCGTCGCCAGCGAGGAGGATGCGGCGGCCGTCGAGGAAGAGATGGAGAACGCCGAGGTCGGGCGGCAGATCTACGACCTGCGGACCAAGGCCGGCCTGACCCAGGCCAAACTCGCCACGCTCGTCGGCACGACGGCCTCGGTCATCAGCCGGCTCGAGGACGCCGATTACGACGGCCATTCCTTATCCATGCTCCGCCGCATCGCTCGGGCCCTGAATCGTCGGGTCGAGATTCGTTTCCTCCCCCTCGAAAGCAGTCCGTGACATTTGTAAGATAAGAGGGTCGGCGGCCCGCCTTCGTGCGATCCCTCTCCTGCCACTCCCCGGAGGATTTTGCCCGGGTGCCGGCGGGGTCCCGAGGAGTCCGGCCCGTGTCCGAGCACTTCGAGTACGCCCCCGAATTTGGATGGATCCGGAGGCGCACGCCGAAGCGCGGGCTCAACCTCGTGGAGGTCCTCGTGGTGGTCGGGCTCCTCGGGATCGTGGCGGGCCTGCTCATGCCGGCGGTCTGCACCAACTGCGTCACCACGCGGAGAGGCCAGTGCGCAAATAACCTCAGGAACATCGCAGTCGCGCTCGTCCAGTACGAGCAGCGTTACGGCGCCTTCCCGCCGGCGTACACCACGGACCGGGACGGGCGGCCTCTACATAGCTGGCGTACCCTGATCCTGCCCTACCTCGACCAGCCGGATCTCTACGAGTCGATCGACCTGTCGAAGCCCTGGGACGATCCGGTCAACACGAAGGCCTTCGCGACCTGGGTGAGTCCCTACCATTGTCCCTCGTCGGGGGCGCCGGAGAACACCACGACCTACCTGGCGAATGCGGCCGAGGGCGGCCTGCTGATGCCCGACAAGCCCCGGCGCCTTGCGGAGGTCACCGACCGGCTCGCGTCCACCCTCATGATGATCGAAGTCGATGAGGGACACGCCGTCCCCTGGATGGCGCCGACCGACGCGGACGAGGCCCTGATCCTGGGCCTCACGCCCGGCTCGAAACTCCCCCACCCGAAGGGCATGAATGCGGCGTTCGTCGATGGATCCGTGCGGTACCTCGAGGCCACCACGCCACCCGAGGGTCGCCGGGCCATGATCTCGATCGCCGGGCACGACGGGCCGACGGAAGACCCGTTCTGACGGCATCGAAGTCCCTCATGGAGTCACGCCCATGTCCACCACCTTCGACCACGACCCCGAGTTCGGCGGCACGATCCGGAAGCCCGAGGCCGGGCCCGGCGTCATCGCCCGCGTCCTGAGGACGCTCGGCTGCCTGGGCGTGATCGTGCTCGGGATCATGCTCCTTTCTCCAGCCTACCGCAGCGCCCGGGAGGCGGCCCGCCGCGCCGCGTGCGTCAACAACCTCAAGCAGATCGCGCTGGCGATGCACAACTACGCGGAGGAGCACGGCGCCTTCCCCCCCGCCTGCACCCTCGATGCGAACGGCCGCCGGCTGCATAGCTGGCGCGTGCTGCTGCTCCCCTACCTCGAGTTGGAGGCGTTCTACAAGACGATCGACCTGTCGAAGCCCTGGGACGACCCGGCCAACGCGAAGGCCGCCGAGAGGATGCCGAGCGTCTACAACTGTTCCGCGTCCGCCAAGCCCAACCACACGGCGGAGCCCTTCGAGCGCTTCGGGAACAGGCCCGACAACACGACGACCTACCTCGCCAACGCGGCCGAGGGCGGCCTGCTGAGGCGCGGCAAGCCCCGGCGCCCCGAGGACGTCATCGACGGCCTGATGGAGACCCTCATGGTCATCGAGGCCGACGACCGGGAGGCCGTCCCCTGGATGGCCCCGATCGACGCCGACGCGACGTTGATCCTGGGCCTGTCGCCCGACTCGAAGCTCGCCCACCCGGGCGGCATGAACGCCGCGTTCTGCGATGGCTCGGTCCGGTTCCTCAAGGCCACGCTCGCCGCATCGACGCGCCGGGCCATGATCACGATCGACGCCGGCGACGGGCCCCATGTCGAGACGTACTGACGGCCTCGCCGGCAACCGAGGAGTCGGGCCCATGTCCAAGCATCGCGAATACGACCCCGACTTCGGCCCGATCCCGGGGACGGACGACGCTCCGGTTCGCGTGGCCCGGCTCCTGGGGGCCGTCGTGGTCGTCCTCGTCCTGGCCGCGCTCGTCCTGCCGGCCTTCACGAGGCCCCGCGGCGACGGCCGGTCCCGGTGCACGAACAACCTCAGGCAGATCGGCCTGGCCCTCTCCATGTACGGGGAGCAGTATGGCGCCCTGCCGCCGGCCTGCACGGTGGACCGGGCCGGCCGGCCGCTGCATAGCTGGCGGACGCTGCTCCTGCCCTACCTCAACGAGCAGGACCTCTACGCGTCGATCGACCTGTCGAAGCCCTGGGACGATCCGGTGAATGCGAAGCTGGCCGCGTCGACTCTCTACCTCTATACCTGCCCGACATCGCGTGAGAAGCCTGGCACCACGACCTACCTGGCGACCACCGCCCCCGACGGCTGCCTGATCCCGGGCAAGCCTCGACGCCTGGCGGAGATCACCGACTCGCACGACGAGACCCAGCTGGTGATCGAGGCCGGCGAGGAGCATGCCGTCCCCTGGATGGCCCCGATCGACGCCGATCTCCCCCTGGTCCTGAGCCTCTCGCCAGGGTCGAGGTTCCACCACGATGTGTCGGTCGGCGCCTGCACCGTGGACGGCCGGGTCCATTTCT from Aquisphaera giovannonii includes these protein-coding regions:
- a CDS encoding DUF1559 family PulG-like putative transporter, with the protein product MSTTFDHDPEFGGTIRKPEAGPGVIARVLRTLGCLGVIVLGIMLLSPAYRSAREAARRAACVNNLKQIALAMHNYAEEHGAFPPACTLDANGRRLHSWRVLLLPYLELEAFYKTIDLSKPWDDPANAKAAERMPSVYNCSASAKPNHTAEPFERFGNRPDNTTTYLANAAEGGLLRRGKPRRPEDVIDGLMETLMVIEADDREAVPWMAPIDADATLILGLSPDSKLAHPGGMNAAFCDGSVRFLKATLAASTRRAMITIDAGDGPHVETY
- a CDS encoding DUF1559 family PulG-like putative transporter; translation: MSKHREYDPDFGPIPGTDDAPVRVARLLGAVVVVLVLAALVLPAFTRPRGDGRSRCTNNLRQIGLALSMYGEQYGALPPACTVDRAGRPLHSWRTLLLPYLNEQDLYASIDLSKPWDDPVNAKLAASTLYLYTCPTSREKPGTTTYLATTAPDGCLIPGKPRRLAEITDSHDETQLVIEAGEEHAVPWMAPIDADLPLVLSLSPGSRFHHDVSVGACTVDGRVHFFRPTLPGDVRRALYTISGREAIPKDEDRWW